From one Mytilus edulis chromosome 1, xbMytEdul2.2, whole genome shotgun sequence genomic stretch:
- the LOC139485770 gene encoding tyrosinase-like protein 2, giving the protein MFHVLLFFLFGLLNQTVLKGEDIHCIMLSEINFADCNQDLSNEYFCSLTDEQQDWVYSLWKAALEDRSTPIRKRREIRTLTEEERETFFSALNKLKNDTTVKPNKFDTLALIHSNRTLCSAHRGSNFLGWHRVYLLLFETAIREQDNSVTLPYWDSVLDNQNITGSRDTVIFTDKFLGNGDGIVDSGPFKHWIDINNCPLQRKVSRIDHTELPSPDIINMIENDIKVRHVADVIDHLGKAEQLLTIEGQHNLPHEWVGGTMDILNSSARDPTFILHHAFIDYVWEKFRQKQERLGEDPEYYPSLGKTSETDKYNLTAFHNATNVMACFPWMMNKSGYLSNYVGILYEYEDSPKCPDCGNSKYITCNEKLNRCIGIVPTESEEENSSPWIIIGGAITFGIIIVCFLLAMSKKSHSRSSYSKI; this is encoded by the exons ATGTTTCATGTTCTTCTTTTCTTTCTGTTTGGCCTTTTAAATCAGACAGTTTTAAAAGGCGAAGACATTCATTGTATAATGTTGAGTGAAATCAATTTTGCCGATTGTAATCAGGATTTGTCAAATGAGTATTTTTGTTCATTAACTGATGAACAACAGGATTGGGTGTATTCACTTTGGAAAGCTGCTCTTGAAGACCGGTCAACACCAATTCGAAAACGTCGTGAAATACGCACTCTGACTGAAGAGGAACGTGAAACTTTTTTCAGTGCTcttaataaattgaaaaatgacaCG ACAGTTAAACCAAATAAATTTGACACCCTGGCGTTGATTCACAGTAATCGTACGTTATGTTCAGCCCATCGCGGTTCTAATTTCCTTGGATGGCACCGGGTCTACCTTTTGCT GTTTGAGACAGCAATTCGAGAACAAGATAACTCTGTAACATTACCTTATTGGGATTCTGTACTCGATAATCAAAATATTACTGGCTCAAGGGACACCGTTATTTTCACTGATAAATTTCTAGGAAATGGCGATGGAATTGTTGATTCTGGTCCTTTTAAACATTGGATAGATATAAATAATTGTCCATTACAACGTAAAGTAAGTCGAATTGACCATACCGAACTGCCATCCCCTGATATAATCAACATGATTGAAAACGATATCAAAGTACGCCATGTTGCAGATGTTATAGATCATTTGGGGAAAGCGGAACAATTACTAACAATAGAAGGTCAACATAACCTTCCTCACGAATGGGTCGGAGGGACGATGGACATTCTGAACAGTTCAGCTAGAGACCCGACATTCATTTTACACCATGCTTTTATAGACTACGTGTGGGAAAAATTTAGACAAAAGCAAGAGCGACTTGGAGAGGACCCGGAATATTATCCATCTTTGGGGAAAACCTCTGAAACTGACAAGTACAACTTGACAGCCTTCCACAATGCCACCAACGTAATGGCTTGTTTTCCTTGGATGATGAACAAGAGTGGGTATCTGAGTAACTATGTTGGAATCTTGTATGAATATGAAGATTCGCCAAAATGTCCAGACTGCGGCAATTCTAAATATATTACCTGCAATGAAAAACTTAACAGATGCATTGGTATTGTTCCGACGGAATCTGAGGAGGAAAATAGTTCACCTTGGATTATCATAGGAGGCGCAATCACCTTCGGAATAATCATTGTTTGTTTCTTATTGGCCATGTCAAAGAAAAGTCATTCCCGTAGTAGCTACTCAAAAATCTAA